The DNA window cataataaaatgaacagtgaaaatcacttacattacagatatgaaaataaaaatgtcccTCTGAATGGAACCAGTTGCTCATGTACTGTTACTTCAGGCCCAGGGTTGTAGAGGTATAGCAGACGCTCCACTCCACCCAATcctcccagacctctcttatggccGCCAGTTTGTCTCTCACATGTCTTGTAGGTCTTGACTCACAGTTAACAAATCGTAGCATTCATGAGAAAGTGTGAAAGACTTTCAGTGGCATCGTGGCACGGAAAATCGCCGTTCCACTCTCTGCATCCCAGAGACTACATGtagcctcgcctcgggacctTTACACACCCGATTagattagcagccctatgtagaCACGCAGGTACATTTCATCCATCATTTTCCAGTTGTCTCTATATTTACGGAAACCTTCCAAATTTGGCATCTCCAACATGTAGAATGTTAAGGCGATGTCTTTGGCATGGGCAACTAcatgtcttgtgggccctgggatcatccttatgccattttgtgctgccatcctgctctggttgtcatatggtgacaaggaccatgttattttgcTGTTCTTTGACAAAAATGCCTCTCTTTCAGCTTGGAGGATttcttcatctgaagatgatgCATCGCGCTCTGGGTTGAATTCTTCCCAATCTTCTTCTTCagatacctcctcctcttctaaatcattgttctcttgttcctcctGGACATCTGAAAAAAATCAGATCTACGACCTGTTGGGCACTGAAACGTGCAGTCATGGTCATCCAACTTTTTCAATAAAATAAATGGCCTGCTCTCCAACTTTATTTAGAAAGTAAAGACCTCAAGAGTCAAATTGACTGTTTTACACTTCCCTTATAAAGCTGGAGGTCTTGGACTACCTCAGATGAAAATGTATTACTGGGCTTCACAACTGTGTTCACTTCAACAATGGACAGCAGACTATCCTTGTGCATGAAGCCATAAATGTAATACCTTATGAATATATTCACTTCTTCAGGTCCAAGGCATTGAATAAAAAACAGACAATCCAATGATTCTCAATTCCATTAGTATTTGGGAAAATGTAGATAAATTAATGAGGTGGAAAGAACTAATATCGCCAGGCACCCCTATTTGGAATACCTTTTAGTCCCTAAGATCAGAAATCGTATTTAATCGCAACAGAATCTGGATGAACCAAAAGCTTTTAGCATAGAAAAAATACTGAAAGAAGCTGCTACGCCTAAGAAGTGAATTGCCAAGTTATGTCAAGGGATGATTGAAACTCTGCCTGGTGGTTCAGAACCTAAAAGGAAAACATGGGAAACAGATCTAAAGGAAGAAATTGAGGAGAACCATTGGTCACAGAGATGCTCATACCTGCTCATAAATGCTCATACCTGCTTCGTCTACCTAAGACATAAACTACTGCAATCTAACCTAACTCATAGGACTTACTACACTCCTGCCAGAATGCATCTAATGCACCCAGAAACGTCACATCTCTGTTGGATCTGCAAAAAGCACAAATGAACCCAATTACATATGCTGTGGTCCTCCAAAACGGACACCATTACAAATGTTTTCCATCCATCTCCATGATTATGTCTGTTGAAAAATGTAAATATTGGTGATCAATATCAGAGAAAGTTTTGTAATGTAGGTTTTATTGTTGTAAAAAAATCTATAGCCCTCAAACGAAAAGCCTCATATTCACCCTCAATAACAAACTGGAGGACTATCTAGTTACATACCACTAGATTATATATTTTATAAAGTCAAACAAAAAACAGACATAATTTGACAGAATTGGTGAACTCTATGTGGACCATCTCAAATAATGCATGTTCAGgcatgttgttgtatgtgttgtatAATGTTGaaaaatggttgttttgtttttctgATGTATTGTTTCTGTTTGTGAACGtcagtttatttttttaaaattttttcacTTCAGGTCttccaagtggtgcagcggtctaaggcacagcatagcagtgcttgaggtgtcactacagacccgggttcaatcccaggctgtgtcactacCAGCCGTGACTGGGAGTCTCATAGTGCAGTGCAGTGTTGTCcgtgttagaggagggtttggcaaGGTTTGGCATTTTCTTGGCTTAttgtgctctagtgactccttgtggcaggccaagcgggcgggtgttaagagcgatttggcgggtcatgtttcggacaacgcatgactcaacctttgcctctcccaagcccgttggggagttgcagcaatgagacaagattggatatcccaaaattggggagaaaaatacaacaacaacaaaaatatatataccgtaccagtcaaaagtttggacacacctattcattccagagtttttctttatttttgctattttctacattgtagaataatagtgaagacatcaacattttgaaataacacatatggaatcatgtagtaaacaagaaagtgttaaacaaatcaaaatatattttagattttagattcttcaaagtagccaccctttgccttgatgacagtttcgcacactcttggcattctctcaaccatcttcacccggaatacttttccaacagttttgaaggagttcccacatatgctgagcactttttgactgcttttccttcactctgtagtccaactcatcccaaaccatctcaattggattgatgtCGAgtgaggctaggtcatctgatgcagcactcaatcactctactacttggtcaaatagctcttacacagcctggaggtgtgttgggtcactgacctgttgaaaaacaaatgatagttcacTTTAATATTTTgctcaataaaaaataaaaataagttgAAAGAAATGGTGTGCGTTTGAATTAAAATGAACAGCTTAGTATGAGTTAAAATACATGTCatactagctccatcctggtatcacagtggactaattccatggatacagaacagaagatcataggtttgaaACTTATTCACCCAAATTCAGCACCTTCGTCGAGCAGAGTAGCAGCGGTCCCTTTGGTTTTACAGCTTGATAATCTGcatccacccatctctcctagagggttccagaggcccccacccatctctcctaggGGGTTCCACTTCACAacattaataaaacctcccaggaaaacttttaGGGAACCATAGCAAAATGTTTTCAAAACCTCCCTGCAACCAAAAAATGTGAATTCCTAGAACAGGCAACATTTTACCGGTCAGGCAACCTATGGCTTCATTCCCCGAATCAGTGGGAAACCAAAAACGTAGGTTCCCACAATgcccaaggaaccaaatgtgctagctgggttagCACTTTACAAATCATACTTCCTTCACACAAACTAATTCCCAAATGTATTGGCTCTGGAAAAGGGAGCGCTGATTCCGGGAGCCGAGCAGTCGATAAGCATGTCCTCTACCTACACCTCACTGCCCTATTTATTAGACTGGTGCACAGTGAGAAACTGTAAAAGGTAacatgacccctgacctctcagaaagagagatggagggaacgagagggtgagagagatatggagagaacgAAAGGGTgatagagagatatggagagaacaagagggagagagagatatggagagaacaagagggagagagagatatggagagaacgagagggagagagagaaaaaggagtgaATAGAGAGAAAGGTGTGGAGagaaaagaggcagagagaggggagagataaagaaagagagagagagagagagaggcaggaagagagagaagggtagagagaaaaaATGAACATAAGGAAATAATGACCCTAACCCAGGAGCAGGCCGTGTATTTTATGGTCGCCCAACAAAGTCAGCATGTCTGGCTCTGGAGGGGGCATGTAACATacatacattatttatttattccttGAATTACTTATTTTTCATGTTTCAATGATTTTTAAATGGGGGTAAAAGCAATGATTAATATTCATATCTAGGGAGTAAGTCAAGGGACTGGGTTTTCAGCGATTTTTTAAGTACTAACTTTTTTTGTTACGTCATTATCATGATTTTTATGAAGCAAACATGGGTGTCTGATGTGGCTTTTCTGCATATGGTTGATATTTGGCTTTTACTGTAATGAGTATGTTGTGCTTGTGGCCCACTTATGTACGGGGAGAATAGCTCAGTCAAAGCTGAGGGTTGTGAAAGTGACTTTGCAGTTTGCTACAATGAATATCTGAACTGCAACACTATCAACTAAACAAAGTTATTCAAGAGTTACTGCATGGAGATTGAGGATAGTACTGGGAAGGGGATGCCTGGGTGTACTGGGAATGTCTGTACACATCAGAGATTTACAGCTCATCTTGTATAGCTAGTAATGACAGTGCAGAGCAACTTGGAAGACATAAACGTTGTGAACACATGCAGACATTAGGTTTACATCCATGGAGACCACATCACCCCAGGGTGATTCACCCAAATTCAGCACCTTCCTCGAGCAGAGTAGCAGCGGTCCCTTTGGTTTTACAGCTTGATAATCTGcatccacccatctctcctagagggttccagaggcccccacccatctctcctagggggttccagaggcccccacccatctctcctagagggttccagaggcccccacccatctctcctagagggttccagaggcccccacccatctctcctagagggttccagaggcccccacccatctctcctagagggttccagaggcccccacccatctctcctagggggttccagaggcccccacccatctctcctagagggttccagaggcccccacccatctctcctagagggttccagaggcccccacccatctctcctagagggttccagaggcccccacccatctctcctagagggttccagaggcccccacccatctctcctagagggttccagaggcccccacccatctcttctagagggttccagaggcccctacccatctctcctagagggttccagaggcccccacccatctcttctagagggttccagaggcccccacccatctctcctagagggttccagagatcccccacccatctctcctagagggtttcagaggcccccacccatctcttctagagggttccagaggcccccacccatctcttctagagggttccagaggcccccacccatctctcctagagggttccagaggccctaacccatctctcctagagggttccagaggtccccacccatctctcctagagggttccagagatcccccacccatctctcctagaggGTTTCAGAGGCCCAcacccatctctcctagagggttccagaggcccccacccatcactcctagagggttccagaggcccccacccatctctccgagagggttccagaggcccccacccatctctcctagagggttccagaggcccccacccatctcttctagagggttccagaggcccctACCAATCTCTCTTAGAGGGTTCCAGAGGCTCCCACCCATCTCTCttagagggttccagaggcccccacccatctctcctatAGGGCtccagaggcccccacccatcacttctagagggttccagaggcccccacccatctctcctagagggttccagaggcccccacccatctctcctagagggttccagaggcccccacccatctctcttagagggttccagaggcctccacccatctctcctagaggGCTCCAGAGGCTCCCACCGATCTCtcctagagggttccagaggcccccacccatctctcctagggggttccagaggcccccacccatctctcctagggggttccagaggcccccacccatctctcctagagggttccagaggcccccacccatctctcctagagggttccagaggcccccacccatctctcctagagggttccagaggcccccacccatcACTCCTAGAGGAttccagaggcccccacccatctctcctagagtgttccagaggcccccacccatctctccgagagggttccagaggcccccacccatctctcctagagggttccagaggcccccacccatctctcctaggGGGTTCCAGAGGCACCCACCCATGTCtcctagagggttccagaggcccctTACCCATCTCTCttagagggttccagaggcccccacccatctcttctagagggttccagaggcccccacccatctctcctagagggttccagaggcccccacccaCCTCTTCTAGAGGGTCccagaggcccccacccatctcttctagagggttccagaggccccccacccatctctcctagagggttccagaggctccacccatctctcctagagggttccagaggcccccacccatctctccgagagggttccagaggcccccacccatctctcctagagggttccagaggccccaACCCATCTCTtctagagggttccagaggcccctACCCATCTCTTCTAGAGGGTTCTagaggcccccacccatctctcctagaggCTTTCAGAGGCCCCCACCCGTCTCTCCTAGAAGCTTTCAGAGTCCCCCACCCGTCTCTCCTAGAGTgttccagaggcccccacccatctctccgagagggttccagaggcccccacccatctctcctagagggttccagaggcccccacccatctctcctaggGGGTTCCAGAGGCACCCACCCATGTCtcctagagggttccagaggcccctTACCCATCTCTCttagagggttccagaggcccccacccatctcttctagagggttccagaggcccctacccatctctcctagagggttccagaggcccccacccaCCTCTTCTAGAGGGTCccagaggcccccacccatctcttctagagggttccagaggccccccacccatctctcctagagggttccagaggctccacccatctctcctagagggttccagaggcccccacccatctctccgagagggttccagaggcccccacccatctctcctagagggttccagaggcccccacccatctctcctagagggttccagaggcccccacccatctctccgagagggttccagaggcccccacccatctctcctagatggttccagaggcccccacccTTCTCTtctagagggttccagaggcccctacccatctctcttagagggttccagaggcccccacccatctcttctagagggttccagaggtccctacccatctctcctagagggttccagaggcccccacccatctcttctagagggttccagaggcccccaccAATCTCTtctagagggttccagaggcccccCCACCCATTTCTtctagagggttccagaggctccacccatctctcctagagggttccagatgcccccacccatctctcctaaAGGGTTCCAGAtgcccccacccatctctcctagagggttccagaggcccccacccatctctcctagagggttccagaggcccccacccatctctcctagagggttccagaggcccccacccatctctccgagagggttccagaggcccccacccatctctcctagagggttccagaggcccccaACCATCTCTtctagagggttccagaggcccctACCCATCTCTtctagagggttccagaggcccccacccatctctcctagaggCTTTCAGAGGCCCCCACCCGTCTCTCCTAGAAGCTTTCAGAGTCCCCCACCCGTCTCTtctagagggttccagaggcccccacccatctctcctagagggttccagaggcccccacccatctctcctagagggttccagaggcccccacccatctctcctagagggttccagagatcccccacccatctctcctagagggtttcagaggcccccacccatctcttctagagggttccagaggcccccacccatctcttctagagggttccagaggcccccacccatctctcctagagggttccagaggccccaacccatctctcctagagggttccagaggcccccacccatctctcctagagggttccagagatcccccacccatctctcctagagggtttcagaggcccccacccatctctcctagagggttccagaggcccccacccatcactcctagagggttccagaggcccccacccatctctccgagagggttccagaggcccccacccatctctcctagagggttccagaggcccccacccatctcttctagagggttccagaggcccctACCAATCTCtcctagagggttccagaggctCCCACCCATCTCTCttagagggttccagaggcccccacccatctctcctatAGGGCtccagaggcccccacccatctcttctagagggttccagaggcccccacccatctctcctagagagttccagaggcccccacccatctctcctagagggttccagaggcccccacccatctctcttagagggttccagaggcctccacccatctctcctagaggGCTCCAGAGGCTCCCACCGATCTCtcctagagggttccagaggcccccacccatctctcctagggggttccagaggcccccacccatctcttctaGAGGGCtccagaggcccccacccatctcttctagagggttccagaggcccccacccatctctcctagagggttccagaggctCCCACCCATCTCTCttagagggttccagaggcccccacccatctctcctatAGGGCtccagaggcccccacccatctcttctagagggttccagaggcccccacccatctctcctagagggttccagaggcccccacccatctctcctagagggttccagaggcaCCCACCCATCTCTCttagagggttccagaggcctccacccatctctcctagaggGCTCCAGAGGCTCCCACCGATCTCtcctagagggttccagaggcccccacccatctctcctagggggttccagaggcccccacccatctctcctagagggttccagagatcccccacccatctctcctagaggTTTTcagaggcccccacccatctcttctagagggttccagaggcccccacccatctcttctagagggttccagaggcccccacccatctctccgagagggttccagaggcccccacccatcactcctagagggttccagaggcaCCCACCCATCTCTCCgagagggttccagaggcccccacccatctctcctagagggttccagaggcccccacccatctcttctagagggttccagaggccactacccatctctcctagagggttccagaggcccccacccatctctcctagagggttccagaggcccccacccatctcttctaGAGGGCtccagaggcccccacccatctcttctagagggttccagaggcccccacccatctctcctagagggttccagaggctcccacccatctctcctagagggttccagaggcctccacccatctctcctagagggttccagaggcccccacccatctctcctagaaggttccagaggcccccacccatctctcctagagggttccagaggcccccacccatctctccgagagggttccagaggcccccacccatctctcctagaggattccagaggcccccacccatctctcctagagtgttccagaggcccccacccatctctccgagagggttccagaggcccccacccatctctcctagagggttccagaggcccccacccatctctcctagggggttccagaggcccccacccatgtctcctagagggttccagaggcccctacccatctctcttagagggttccagaggcccccacccatctctcctagagggttccagaggcccccacccaCCTCTTCTAGAGGGTCccagaggcccccacccatctcttctagagggttccagaggccccccacccatctctcctagagggttccagaggccccccacccatctctcctagagggttccagagggtccacccatctctcctagagggttccagaggcccccacccatctctccgagagggttccagaggcccccacccatctctcctagagggttccagaggcccccacccatctctcctagagggttccagaggcccccacccatctctccgagagggttccagaggcccccacccatctctcctagagggttccagaggcccccacccTTCTCTtctagagggttccagaggcccctacccatctctcttagagggttccagaggcccccacccatctcttctagagggttccagaggtccctacccatctctcctagagggttccagaggcccccacccatctcttctagagggttccagaggcccccaccAATCTCTtctagagggttccagaggcccccccacccatctcttctagagggttccagaggctccacccatctctcctagagggttccagatgcccccacccatctctcctagagggttccagaggcccccacccatctctcctagagggttccagaggcccccacccatctctcctagagggttccagaggcccccacccatctctccgagagggttccagaggcccccacccatctctcctagagggttccagaggctcccacccatctcttctagagggttccagaggcccctacccatctctcctagagggttccagaggcccccacccatctcttctagagggttccagaggcccccacccatcactcctagagggttccagaggcccccacccatctctcctagagggttccagaggcccccacccatctctccgagagggttccagaggcccccacccatctctcctagagggttccagaggcccccacccatctcttctagagggttccagaggcccctACCCGTCTCTtctagagggttccagaggcccccacccGTCTCTCCTAGAAGCTTTCAGAGTCCCCCACCCGTCTCTCCTAGAAACttccagaggcccccacccatctctcctagagggttccagaggcccccacccatctcttctagagggttccagaggcccctACCCATCTCTtctagagggttccagaggcccccacccatctctcctagaggCTTTCAGAGGCCCCCACCCGTCTCTCCTAGAAGCTTTCAGAGTCCCCC is part of the Oncorhynchus clarkii lewisi isolate Uvic-CL-2024 chromosome 10, UVic_Ocla_1.0, whole genome shotgun sequence genome and encodes:
- the LOC139419820 gene encoding uncharacterized protein, with product MSGSGGGIGFQRPPPISSRGFQRPLPISLRGFQRLPPISLRGFQRPPPISPIGLQRPPPITSRGFQRPPPISPRGGFQRPPPISPRGFQRPPPITPRGFQRPPPISPRVFQRPPPISPRGFQRPPPISPRGFQRPPPISPRGFQRGFQRPPPISSRGFQRPPPISPRGFQRPPPTSSRGSQRPPPISSRGGPHPSLLEGSRGPNPSLLEGSRGPYPSLLEGSRGPHPSLLEAFRGPHPSLLEAFRVPHPSLLECSRGPHPSLREGSRGPHPSLLEGSRGPHPSLLGGSRGTHPCLLEGSRGPLPISLRGFQRPPPISSRGFQRPLPISPRGFQRPPPTSSRGSQRPPPISSRGFQRPPTHLS
- the LOC139419821 gene encoding uncharacterized protein yields the protein MPPPISPKGFQMPPPISPRGFQRPPPISPRGGFQRPPTISSRGFQRPLPISSRGFQRPPPISPRGFQRPPPVSPRSFQSPPPVSSRGFQRPPPISPRGFQRPPPISPRGGFQRPPPISLRGFQRPPPISPRGLQRLPPISPRGFQRPPPISPRGFQRPPPISSRGLQRPPPISSRGFQRPPPISPRGFQRLPPISLRGFQRPPPISPIGLQRPPPISSRGFQRPPPISPRGFQRPPPISPRGFQRHPPISLRGFQRPPPISPRGLQRLPPISPRGFQRPPPISPRGFQRPPPISPRGGFQRPPPISSRGFQRPPPISPRGFQRPPPITPRGFQRHPPISPRGFQRPPPISPRGFQRPPPISSRGGFQRPPPISSRGFQRPLPVSSRGFQRPPPVSPRSFQSPPPVSPRNFQRPPPISPRGFQRPPPISSRGFQRPLPISSRGFQRPPPISPRGFQRPPPVSPRSFQSPPPVSPRNFQRPPPIYPRGTISLM